The proteins below come from a single Malus sylvestris chromosome 3, drMalSylv7.2, whole genome shotgun sequence genomic window:
- the LOC126615995 gene encoding uncharacterized protein LOC126615995 produces MESSIGYATFIASLLICLSSFPTPFANARASPLIRSVCKQTQDQFGYNYKQCIKSLWKDIPTRSASNLKDLNTAILKLALTNAQQSKAFFINALNTTCNNIVKGSGAIKQCADSYDFAVDGFAFSVRGIKDNDKSVSQILTQVQDEIVRCEKALTSTEIELPYLVSSTNFLIMLYRDVAFLITSQLFHI; encoded by the coding sequence ATGGAGTCCTCAATCGGATATGCAACTTTCATTGCATCCTTGCTCATTTGTCTCTCATCGTTTCCAACACCATTTGCAAATGCACGAGCGTCTCCATTAATTAGAAGTGTTTGCAAGCAAACCCAAGACCAATTTGGCTACAACTACAAGCAATGCATAAAATCTCTTTGGAAAGATATTCCAACTCGATCAGCATCTAATCTCAAAGATCTTAACACAGCCATTCTTAAATTAGCACTAACAAATGCACAACAAAGCAAAGCTTTCTTTATCAATGCACTCAACACCACCTGCAACAATATTGTTAAGGGCTCCGGAGCAATAAAACAATGTGCAGATTCATATGATTTTGCGGTAGACGGTTTCGCTTTCTCAGTGAGAGGGATCAAAGATAATGACAAATCAGTCTCCCAAATACTCACacaagtacaagatgaaattgTTCGTTGCGAAAAGGCATTGACCTCTACCGAAATTGAACTTCCTTATTTAGTATCTTCGACAAACTTTTTGATCATGTTATATAGGGATGTTGCATTCCTCATTACTTCCCAGTTATTCCATATCTAG